One genomic window of Eggerthella timonensis includes the following:
- the rpsL gene encoding 30S ribosomal protein S12, which yields MPTINQLVRKGRKQAVDKSKTPALKGNPQKRGVCTRVFTTTPKKPNSALRKVCRVRLVNGMEVTAYIPGVGHNLQEHSMVLLRGGRVKDLPGVRYKVIRAALDCAAVDNRKQARSRYGAKRPK from the coding sequence TTGCCTACCATTAACCAGTTGGTCCGCAAGGGCCGCAAGCAGGCGGTCGACAAGAGCAAGACGCCTGCCCTCAAGGGCAACCCGCAGAAGCGCGGCGTGTGCACCCGCGTGTTCACGACCACGCCGAAGAAGCCGAACTCGGCCCTTCGCAAGGTCTGCCGCGTGCGCCTCGTCAACGGCATGGAAGTGACCGCCTACATCCCGGGCGTCGGCCACAACCTCCAGGAGCACTCCATGGTGCTCTTGCGCGGCGGCCGCGTGAAGGACCTCCCCGGTGTGCGCTACAAGGTCATCCGCGCCGCGCTCGACTGCGCCGCCGTGGACAACCGCAAGCAGGCTCGCAGCCGCTACGGTGCCAAGCGCCCGAAGTAA
- the sdaAA gene encoding L-serine ammonia-lyase, iron-sulfur-dependent, subunit alpha has protein sequence MKTLGLTDIIGPIMVGPSSSHTAGALRIAYMARRLCLAEPRTVEFRLLGSFAHTLTGHGTDKALVAGMLGLDTDDLRIRDSFDLAREAGLAFSFVTLPDEEYDHPNTIDIRIVDAAGNAMRVRGESIGGGAAVIRKIDDIDVRITGESASIVVRQRDEKGVLAHIAQSISDEGVNIATTRMYRERKGDIAYTVLETDQAVDAAAKAAIEDHPAIYDVRIIPGDARADVERVDVPDAAGALQRFSDLDFANGAALLAYCDARKATLSEAFLAREAALAESLGYGDGAQAYLCEALAVMKEAAQRPIDEALPSMGGLIGGEARRLADLHERGGELCDDQLSCATAYAMAVLETNASMGRIVAAPTAGSAGVVPGVLLALQRTRGLGDDDLARGLAAAAAIGYLITRNATVSGAEGGCQAEIGSASAMAAAASVELMGGTPAQCFAAASNALTNMMGLVCDPIAGLVEEPCQKRNAAGAAIALVSAQIALAGIGNLVDFDQTVEAMRKVGRTLPFELRESALGGIAAAPTACAYCPGCNERTE, from the coding sequence ATGAAAACACTCGGCCTCACCGACATCATCGGCCCCATCATGGTGGGTCCCTCGAGCTCGCATACGGCGGGCGCGCTGCGCATCGCCTACATGGCGCGCCGCCTGTGCCTGGCCGAGCCGCGGACGGTGGAGTTCAGGCTGCTGGGATCGTTCGCCCACACGCTGACCGGCCACGGAACCGACAAGGCGCTCGTGGCGGGCATGCTGGGCCTGGACACCGACGACCTGCGCATCCGCGATTCCTTCGACCTGGCGCGCGAAGCGGGCCTCGCGTTCTCGTTCGTCACGCTTCCCGACGAAGAGTACGACCATCCCAACACCATCGACATCCGCATCGTGGACGCCGCGGGCAACGCGATGCGCGTGCGCGGCGAGAGCATCGGCGGCGGGGCGGCCGTCATCCGCAAGATCGACGACATCGACGTGCGCATCACGGGCGAGAGCGCGAGCATCGTCGTGCGGCAGCGCGACGAGAAGGGCGTGCTGGCCCATATCGCGCAGAGCATCAGCGACGAGGGCGTGAACATCGCCACCACGCGCATGTACCGCGAGCGCAAGGGCGACATCGCCTACACCGTGCTGGAGACCGACCAGGCGGTGGACGCGGCGGCGAAGGCGGCCATCGAGGACCATCCCGCCATCTACGACGTGCGCATCATCCCCGGCGACGCGCGCGCCGACGTCGAGCGCGTCGACGTGCCCGATGCGGCCGGCGCGCTCCAGCGGTTCTCCGACCTGGACTTCGCCAACGGCGCGGCGCTTTTGGCGTACTGCGATGCGCGCAAAGCGACGCTGTCGGAGGCGTTCCTCGCACGCGAGGCGGCGCTGGCCGAAAGCCTCGGCTACGGCGACGGCGCCCAGGCGTACCTGTGCGAGGCGCTGGCCGTGATGAAGGAGGCCGCGCAGCGCCCCATCGACGAGGCGCTGCCCTCGATGGGCGGGCTCATCGGCGGGGAGGCGCGCAGGCTGGCCGACCTGCACGAGCGCGGCGGGGAGCTGTGCGACGACCAGCTGTCGTGCGCCACCGCCTACGCGATGGCGGTGCTCGAGACGAACGCGTCGATGGGCCGCATCGTGGCCGCCCCCACGGCCGGCTCGGCGGGCGTCGTGCCCGGCGTGCTGCTGGCGCTGCAGCGCACGCGCGGCTTGGGCGACGACGATCTCGCGCGCGGCCTGGCAGCCGCAGCCGCCATCGGCTACCTCATCACGCGCAACGCGACGGTATCGGGAGCCGAAGGGGGCTGCCAGGCCGAGATCGGCTCGGCGTCCGCGATGGCCGCCGCCGCGTCCGTCGAGCTCATGGGCGGCACGCCGGCGCAGTGCTTCGCTGCGGCCAGCAACGCGTTGACGAACATGATGGGCCTCGTGTGCGACCCCATCGCCGGCCTCGTGGAGGAGCCCTGCCAGAAGCGCAACGCCGCCGGGGCCGCCATCGCGCTGGTCAGCGCCCAGATCGCGCTCGCAGGCATCGGCAACCTCGTCGACTTCGACCAGACGGTGGAAGCCATGCGCAAGGTGGGACGGACGCTCCCCTTCGAGCTGCGCGAAAGCGCGCTCGGCGGCATCGCCGCCGCGCCGACGGCCTGCGCCTACTGCCCCGGCTGCAACGAACGCACTGAGTGA
- the rpsG gene encoding 30S ribosomal protein S7, which yields MPRRAAAVRREVQPDAQYNNRLVTQLINKILLDGKKATAENIVYGAFAIVEEKTGGDPLSVFKKAMDNVRPTLEVKPKRVGGATYQVPMEVNSRRATTLAIRWIVDFSRKRKEHTMKERLAAEIMDAAENTGASVKKREDLYKMAESNRAFSHYRF from the coding sequence ATGCCGCGTCGTGCAGCAGCAGTCCGTCGAGAAGTTCAGCCGGACGCCCAGTACAACAACCGTCTCGTCACGCAGCTGATCAACAAGATCCTGCTTGACGGCAAGAAGGCCACCGCCGAGAACATCGTCTACGGCGCCTTCGCCATCGTCGAGGAGAAGACCGGCGGCGATCCGCTGTCCGTGTTCAAGAAGGCCATGGACAACGTCCGTCCCACGCTCGAAGTCAAGCCGAAGCGTGTCGGCGGCGCCACCTACCAGGTGCCGATGGAGGTCAACTCCCGTCGCGCCACCACGCTTGCCATCCGCTGGATCGTCGACTTCTCGCGCAAGCGCAAGGAGCATACGATGAAGGAGCGCCTCGCCGCCGAGATCATGGACGCCGCCGAGAACACCGGCGCGTCGGTGAAGAAGCGCGAGGACCTGTACAAGATGGCCGAGTCGAACCGTGCGTTCTCGCACTACCGCTTCTAA
- a CDS encoding putative manganese-dependent inorganic diphosphatase: MAAPIIVVGHKNPDNDSISAAVGYAYLKNELARRAAGEGEPSQVYVPARLGPLPPESAWVLEENGIPAPEIVGHVHARVGDVMTPNPISIDHGATLLEAGRLLRQHNVRALVVTNDDGTYRGLITTRMIAERYIAATDALEEGGTNEMAVAGDLIASLGQKVDDITETDVLILDKEGLLKEAIEDLMSSELREAVVLNDDGFAIGIVTRSDVAVRPKRKVVLVDHNETRQAANGIEEADVVEIVDHHRIADVMTANPIQFLNLPVGSTATIVTMEFRRHGVEIPPAIARVLLSAVMTDTVILKSPTTTPVDREQVAYLADIAGVDPTEFGLAVFKCRGGEDDMPVDKLVGADAKEFQIGDATVLIAQHETVDLPAVMKREDEIREHMRRLRDDHNYEFVLLLVTDIVAEGSQFMCEGNRRIVNRVFGIECTGEGGTWMPGILSRKKQVAARILGA; this comes from the coding sequence ATGGCGGCACCGATCATCGTCGTGGGCCACAAGAACCCGGACAACGATTCAATCTCCGCAGCGGTGGGCTACGCTTATTTGAAGAACGAGCTGGCCAGGCGCGCGGCGGGCGAAGGGGAGCCGTCGCAGGTGTACGTACCCGCCCGCTTGGGCCCGCTGCCTCCGGAGAGCGCCTGGGTCCTCGAGGAGAACGGCATCCCCGCTCCCGAGATCGTGGGCCACGTGCACGCACGCGTCGGCGACGTGATGACGCCGAACCCCATCTCCATCGACCACGGCGCAACGCTGCTCGAGGCCGGTCGGCTGCTGCGCCAGCACAACGTGCGCGCCCTCGTGGTGACGAACGACGACGGCACCTACCGCGGCCTCATCACCACGCGCATGATCGCCGAGCGCTACATCGCGGCCACCGACGCCCTCGAAGAAGGCGGCACGAACGAGATGGCCGTCGCCGGCGACCTCATCGCGTCGCTCGGTCAGAAAGTGGACGACATCACCGAGACCGACGTGCTCATCCTCGACAAAGAGGGCCTGCTCAAGGAGGCTATCGAGGATCTCATGTCCAGCGAGCTGCGCGAGGCCGTCGTGCTGAACGACGACGGGTTCGCCATCGGCATCGTCACGCGCTCCGACGTGGCCGTCCGCCCGAAGCGCAAGGTGGTGCTCGTCGACCACAACGAGACGCGCCAGGCGGCGAACGGCATCGAGGAGGCCGACGTGGTGGAGATCGTCGATCACCACCGCATCGCCGACGTGATGACGGCCAACCCCATCCAGTTCCTCAACCTGCCCGTGGGCTCCACGGCAACCATCGTCACGATGGAGTTCCGCCGCCACGGCGTGGAGATACCCCCGGCCATCGCGCGCGTGCTGCTGTCGGCCGTCATGACCGACACCGTCATCCTCAAGTCGCCCACCACCACACCCGTCGACCGCGAGCAGGTGGCCTATCTCGCGGACATCGCGGGCGTCGATCCCACCGAATTCGGCCTGGCCGTGTTCAAGTGCCGCGGCGGCGAGGACGACATGCCCGTGGACAAGCTCGTCGGCGCCGACGCCAAGGAGTTCCAGATCGGCGATGCCACCGTGCTCATCGCGCAGCACGAGACGGTGGACCTGCCCGCCGTCATGAAGCGCGAGGACGAGATCCGCGAGCACATGCGCCGCTTGCGCGACGACCACAACTACGAGTTCGTGCTGCTGCTCGTCACCGACATCGTGGCCGAGGGCAGCCAGTTCATGTGCGAGGGCAACCGCCGCATCGTCAACCGCGTGTTCGGCATCGAATGCACGGGCGAGGGCGGCACGTGGATGCCCGGCATTCTGAGCCGCAAGAAGCAGGTGGCGGCGCGCATCCTAGGCGCGTAA
- a CDS encoding LysR family transcriptional regulator: MELQQLRYFDEVARTQHVTNSAKKLNVAQPALTQSIRRLERELGVPLFERVGRNVRLTACGEALEKRIAPLLAALDELPEELAVVAGRERAAVHLAIESASGMAVDAIAAYRASHPDARFVVAQETAARRWDVRLRTVRSDATTAGARRFTERIGIAVPSERAASGPIALADLEDEPFICLAGSRTFRAVCDEACAHAGFAPRVAFESDSPAVVKNMIGLGLGVGFWPERSWGGLEDGSASLAAIVDAPFARTIEIAPAQGPLNEEAAAFHGFLVSYFEKRWREPSPLRA, encoded by the coding sequence GTGGAACTGCAGCAGCTCAGGTACTTCGACGAAGTGGCCCGCACCCAGCACGTGACGAACAGCGCGAAGAAGCTCAACGTGGCCCAGCCCGCGCTGACCCAGTCCATCCGCCGGCTCGAAAGAGAGCTGGGCGTGCCGCTGTTCGAGCGCGTCGGGCGCAACGTGCGGCTGACCGCCTGCGGAGAAGCGCTCGAGAAGCGCATCGCGCCGCTGCTGGCCGCGCTCGACGAGCTGCCCGAGGAGCTGGCGGTGGTGGCCGGTCGCGAGCGGGCCGCCGTGCACCTCGCCATCGAATCGGCTTCGGGCATGGCGGTGGACGCCATCGCGGCGTACCGCGCCTCCCACCCCGACGCGCGCTTCGTGGTGGCGCAGGAGACCGCCGCACGGCGCTGGGACGTACGGCTGCGCACGGTGCGCTCGGATGCGACGACCGCAGGCGCGCGCCGCTTCACCGAGCGCATCGGCATCGCCGTGCCCTCCGAGCGCGCCGCGAGCGGCCCGATCGCGCTGGCCGACTTGGAAGACGAGCCCTTCATCTGCCTGGCGGGCAGCCGCACGTTCCGCGCCGTATGCGACGAGGCGTGCGCGCATGCGGGGTTCGCGCCGCGCGTGGCGTTCGAGAGCGACAGCCCTGCCGTGGTGAAGAACATGATCGGGCTGGGGCTGGGCGTGGGGTTCTGGCCCGAACGCAGCTGGGGCGGCCTCGAGGACGGCAGCGCCTCGCTCGCGGCCATCGTCGACGCCCCCTTCGCCCGCACCATCGAGATCGCGCCGGCGCAGGGCCCCCTCAACGAGGAAGCCGCGGCATTCCACGGCTTCCTCGTCTCGTATTTCGAAAAGCGCTGGCGCGAACCGTCGCCCTTACGCGCCTAG
- a CDS encoding nitroreductase family protein: MQDIIKSCRSYRRFDEGDRIDRKLLTAWVDAARLVASSGNAQPLRYAVVSDERACERVFSCCAWAKALPDWPGPEPGERPSAYIVVCRDNDRTLADTFTAWDEGIAAQTIMLQATEAGFGGCIVASFKKRSLSEALGIDSERFQPDLVLALGRPVEEVRIVDLPAGGATEYWRDEAGVHYVPKRSLASVLL, encoded by the coding sequence GTGCAGGACATCATCAAATCCTGTCGAAGCTATCGCCGTTTCGACGAAGGCGACCGCATCGATCGCAAGCTGCTCACCGCATGGGTGGACGCCGCGCGCCTGGTGGCGTCGAGCGGCAACGCGCAGCCGCTGCGCTACGCCGTCGTCAGCGACGAGCGCGCCTGCGAGCGCGTGTTCTCGTGCTGCGCATGGGCGAAGGCCCTGCCCGACTGGCCGGGACCCGAGCCGGGCGAGCGGCCGAGCGCCTACATCGTGGTGTGCCGCGACAACGATCGCACGCTGGCCGACACCTTCACCGCATGGGACGAGGGCATCGCCGCGCAAACCATCATGCTGCAGGCCACCGAGGCAGGCTTCGGCGGCTGCATCGTCGCATCGTTCAAGAAGCGCAGCTTGTCCGAGGCACTCGGAATCGACTCGGAGCGCTTCCAGCCCGACCTCGTGCTGGCGCTGGGCCGCCCCGTCGAAGAGGTGCGCATCGTCGACCTGCCGGCAGGCGGCGCCACCGAGTACTGGCGCGACGAGGCCGGCGTGCACTACGTGCCGAAGCGCTCGCTGGCGAGCGTGCTGCTGTAG
- a CDS encoding M20/M25/M40 family metallo-hydrolase encodes MQANRLLDLFCELVRIESPSFHEAAMAARCADELRDLGFEVRFDDSAARVGSDTGNLVAHLPGTRAGHVVFSAHLDTVQPCAGIEPVVVDGIVRSAGDTILSADDKAGVAAILEALRSVLETGAPRPDITVLFTTCEEQHLLGSSALDASMLPAGAPCYVLDADGAPGTIITGAPCHWSLSATFSGRAAHAGVCPEEGVSAIAMAAAAVAAMPLGRLDEATTANVGFIEGGGATNVVPDACTLAGECRSLYVERAEAQKAAMTEALEAAAARFGGTVGIEWEKSYDAVLFDEGDELVQAIARAARAAGLEPRFHRSGGGSDANVLVACGVRPITLGVGMASFHSADEHIAVADLEGTARLVEALVAEAAE; translated from the coding sequence ATGCAAGCGAATCGTCTGCTCGACCTGTTCTGCGAGCTCGTCCGCATCGAGAGCCCGTCGTTCCACGAGGCCGCGATGGCCGCCCGTTGCGCCGACGAGCTGCGCGATCTCGGCTTCGAAGTGCGCTTCGACGACTCGGCTGCCCGGGTGGGCTCCGACACCGGCAACCTCGTCGCGCATCTTCCGGGCACGCGGGCAGGACACGTGGTGTTCTCGGCGCATCTGGACACCGTGCAGCCGTGCGCGGGCATCGAGCCCGTCGTCGTCGACGGCATCGTGCGCTCGGCGGGCGACACCATCCTGTCCGCCGACGACAAAGCGGGCGTGGCCGCCATCCTCGAAGCGCTGCGCTCCGTCCTCGAGACCGGCGCTCCGCGCCCCGACATCACCGTGCTGTTCACCACCTGCGAGGAGCAGCACCTGCTGGGCTCGAGCGCGCTGGACGCGTCCATGCTGCCCGCAGGCGCGCCCTGCTACGTGCTCGACGCCGACGGTGCGCCCGGCACCATCATCACGGGCGCCCCGTGCCACTGGTCGCTCAGCGCGACGTTCTCGGGTCGCGCCGCGCACGCGGGCGTGTGCCCCGAGGAAGGCGTCTCCGCCATCGCGATGGCCGCAGCGGCCGTCGCGGCCATGCCGCTCGGCCGCCTCGACGAGGCCACCACGGCGAACGTCGGGTTCATCGAGGGCGGCGGCGCCACGAACGTCGTGCCGGACGCCTGCACGCTGGCGGGGGAGTGCCGCTCGCTGTACGTCGAACGAGCCGAGGCGCAGAAGGCCGCCATGACCGAGGCGCTCGAGGCCGCGGCGGCGCGCTTCGGCGGAACGGTGGGCATCGAGTGGGAGAAGAGCTACGACGCCGTGCTGTTCGACGAGGGCGACGAGCTCGTGCAGGCCATCGCCCGCGCCGCCCGTGCGGCGGGCCTCGAGCCGCGGTTCCATCGCTCCGGCGGCGGCTCCGACGCGAACGTCCTGGTCGCGTGCGGCGTGCGCCCCATCACCTTGGGCGTGGGCATGGCCAGCTTCCACTCCGCCGACGAGCACATCGCCGTCGCCGATCTCGAAGGCACCGCCCGCCTCGTCGAGGCCCTCGTCGCCGAGGCCGCGGAGTAG